A region of Pyxidicoccus parkwaysis DNA encodes the following proteins:
- a CDS encoding tetratricopeptide repeat protein, producing MCPSETTLSDFLAGVLPSEQRAQVLAHVESCADCQRVLAAADDSTVSKAEADVSTAPLERGATLSRYVVLERIGAGAMGVVYAAYDPELDRQVALKVLRPEGRQVEELRLRLVLEAQSLARLSHANVVSVFDVGTHGDCVFLAMELVDGVTLAEWLRTPRSWQEVLRVFGEAGRGLAAAHAAGLVHRDFKPANVLVGKDGRARVTDFGMARPLNRATGATSRAVPGVAASTVSPLASPLTRTGALLGTPAYMAPELLDGRRADALSDQFSFCVALHEALYGVRPFEGFSLEEVARAALEGRVRPVPRGTKVPAWARRAVLRGLKPHPDERHPSMERLLKALAPPPRRVWARVAALAGATSLLGAAVAWPLAHRTEARCAQETEKLEGAWGSVRREQVRAAFLATGVPVAAEAWEKAAEVLDAHASQWRTLRTEACVMSHEQPASNAWQTAACLDARLWQLAAVTDVLKKADAQTVLNARKLVASLEGLGACREAPELSTRPQPPDALHPRVDAARRKLADAEAQREAGRYAEGLKLTSALLADIQGLDYKPLEAEVLLAQGQFQSQNSSPKDAENTLYKAIFAAEAGRDDETAARAWSLLLWVVGVQTSRGADVERILQHARAAVDRLGSERFPDVAADLHLRLALVLQDQGKAAEAETEIKQGLELARRAYAPDSLHMARFLNALARIYGDMKRFPEAMELHLQVLAMRERLLGKDHPELIASLNSLSTLYADSGRVDESIATLRRAIAIHEASGLQEYTRSALLANLALRLENLGQLEEATALQRRALALSEQGRGLDHPLSALAMSNLGRMLGEADHIEEALGLYRESLVHFERALGPDSPRIGTVLYSRAGTYMRTKRFEDARRDLLRWQAITRKAQGEGSSAEGTVLRWLAFTDLGTGAPRQALERCQRALELQVRATGEDSVETARNKACMAEAHILLGEYEKALPLIEPARARLDASPSEGIDAARCTFLLARTLWALNPADRTRAAALVKEARRRLEARGVPARLELEQVVAWQRREGLR from the coding sequence ATGTGTCCGTCCGAGACGACGCTGAGTGACTTTCTGGCGGGGGTGCTGCCGTCCGAGCAGCGCGCGCAGGTCCTGGCGCACGTCGAGAGCTGCGCCGACTGTCAGCGGGTGCTGGCGGCGGCTGACGACTCCACCGTTTCGAAGGCGGAGGCGGACGTCTCCACCGCGCCGCTGGAGCGTGGTGCCACGCTGTCGCGCTACGTGGTGCTGGAGCGCATCGGCGCCGGGGCCATGGGCGTGGTGTACGCGGCCTATGACCCGGAGCTGGACCGGCAGGTGGCCCTCAAGGTGCTGCGCCCCGAGGGCCGTCAGGTGGAGGAGCTGCGCCTGCGGCTGGTGCTGGAGGCCCAGTCGCTGGCCCGCCTCTCCCACGCCAACGTCGTCTCCGTCTTCGATGTAGGAACCCACGGCGACTGCGTCTTCCTGGCCATGGAGCTGGTGGACGGCGTCACGCTGGCGGAGTGGCTGAGGACGCCGCGCTCCTGGCAGGAGGTGCTGCGCGTCTTCGGCGAGGCGGGACGCGGGCTCGCGGCGGCGCATGCGGCGGGGCTGGTGCACCGCGACTTCAAGCCCGCCAACGTCCTCGTCGGAAAGGACGGGCGCGCGCGGGTGACGGACTTCGGCATGGCCCGTCCCCTCAACCGGGCGACTGGCGCCACGTCGAGAGCGGTGCCCGGCGTGGCCGCGTCTACGGTGAGCCCGCTCGCCAGTCCCCTCACGCGCACGGGCGCGCTGCTGGGTACGCCCGCGTACATGGCGCCGGAGCTGCTCGACGGCAGGCGCGCGGACGCGCTGTCGGACCAGTTCAGCTTCTGCGTGGCGCTGCACGAGGCGCTCTACGGCGTGCGTCCCTTCGAGGGCTTCAGCCTGGAGGAGGTGGCCCGCGCCGCGCTGGAGGGGCGGGTGCGTCCGGTGCCGCGGGGCACCAAGGTGCCCGCGTGGGCGCGGCGCGCGGTGCTGCGCGGGCTGAAGCCGCATCCCGATGAGCGCCACCCGTCCATGGAGCGGCTGTTGAAGGCGCTCGCGCCACCGCCCCGGCGCGTGTGGGCGCGCGTGGCGGCGCTGGCCGGTGCCACGAGCCTGCTGGGCGCCGCGGTGGCCTGGCCCCTGGCGCACCGGACCGAGGCGAGGTGCGCGCAGGAGACGGAGAAGCTCGAAGGGGCGTGGGGGAGTGTGCGTCGGGAGCAGGTGCGCGCGGCCTTCCTCGCCACGGGCGTGCCGGTCGCGGCCGAGGCCTGGGAGAAGGCGGCCGAGGTGCTGGACGCGCACGCCTCGCAGTGGCGCACGCTGCGCACCGAGGCCTGCGTCATGTCCCATGAGCAGCCCGCGAGCAACGCGTGGCAGACGGCCGCATGTCTCGACGCGCGGCTCTGGCAGCTCGCCGCCGTCACGGACGTGCTGAAGAAGGCGGATGCGCAGACGGTGCTCAACGCGCGGAAGCTCGTCGCGTCGCTCGAGGGACTGGGGGCCTGCCGGGAGGCTCCGGAGTTGTCCACCCGCCCGCAGCCGCCGGACGCGCTCCACCCTCGCGTGGATGCGGCCCGGCGCAAGCTCGCGGACGCCGAGGCCCAGCGCGAGGCGGGGCGGTACGCGGAGGGGCTCAAGCTCACGTCGGCCCTCCTCGCGGACATCCAGGGCCTGGACTACAAGCCGCTCGAAGCGGAGGTGCTGCTCGCCCAGGGGCAGTTCCAGTCGCAAAACAGCTCGCCGAAGGACGCGGAGAACACCCTCTACAAGGCCATCTTCGCCGCCGAGGCCGGGCGCGACGACGAGACGGCGGCGCGCGCGTGGAGCCTCCTCTTGTGGGTGGTGGGCGTGCAGACGTCGCGCGGCGCGGACGTGGAGCGCATCCTCCAGCACGCCCGGGCCGCCGTGGACCGTCTGGGGAGTGAGCGCTTCCCCGACGTCGCCGCGGACCTGCATCTGCGGTTGGCGCTGGTGCTGCAGGACCAGGGGAAAGCCGCCGAGGCGGAGACGGAAATCAAGCAGGGGTTGGAGCTGGCGCGCAGGGCCTACGCCCCGGACAGCCTCCACATGGCCAGATTCCTCAATGCGCTCGCCAGAATCTACGGCGACATGAAGCGGTTCCCGGAGGCGATGGAGCTGCATCTCCAGGTGCTCGCGATGCGCGAGCGCCTCCTGGGAAAGGACCACCCGGAGCTCATCGCCAGCCTCAACAGTCTGTCCACCCTGTACGCGGACTCGGGCAGGGTGGACGAGTCCATCGCCACCCTGCGGCGGGCCATCGCCATCCACGAGGCCTCGGGGCTGCAGGAGTACACGCGCTCGGCCCTGCTCGCCAACCTGGCCCTGCGGCTGGAGAACCTGGGCCAGCTCGAAGAGGCGACGGCGCTCCAGCGGCGGGCGCTCGCGCTCTCCGAGCAGGGGCGGGGCCTGGACCATCCCCTGTCGGCCCTGGCGATGTCGAACCTGGGGCGGATGCTCGGCGAGGCGGACCACATCGAGGAGGCGCTTGGGCTGTACCGCGAGTCCCTGGTCCACTTCGAGCGCGCCCTGGGGCCGGACTCACCGCGCATCGGGACGGTCCTGTACTCCCGCGCCGGTACCTACATGCGGACGAAGCGTTTCGAGGACGCGCGGCGCGACCTCCTCCGCTGGCAGGCCATCACCCGGAAGGCCCAGGGCGAAGGCAGCAGCGCGGAGGGGACGGTGCTCCGGTGGCTGGCGTTCACGGACCTGGGCACGGGCGCGCCACGACAGGCGCTCGAGCGCTGCCAGCGCGCCCTGGAGTTGCAGGTGCGCGCCACGGGCGAGGACTCCGTCGAGACCGCCAGGAACAAGGCCTGCATGGCCGAGGCCCACATCCTCCTGGGTGAGTATGAGAAGGCCCTGCCGCTCATCGAGCCCGCCCGCGCTCGCCTGGACGCCTCACCCTCCGAGGGCATCGACGCGGCCCGGTGCACCTTTCTCCTGGCCAGGACGCTGTGGGCGCTGAATCCTGCGGACCGTACCCGCGCGGCCGCCCTGGTCAAGGAGGCCCGGCGGCGCCTCGAAGCTCGGGGCGTCCCGGCCCGTCTGGAGTTGGAGCAGGTGGTGGCGTGGCAGCGACGGGAGGGATTGCGATGA
- a CDS encoding PilZ domain-containing protein produces the protein MSVNDSPSDRRRFPRLAAPLYARPARLRRVDWQQQQVLDASLGGVRIYADEKFSEKIPLELDLFLKDGTELSCVARVAWMKELPAGAVARYEVGLAFTDASPAMLDQLKTVLIPEDEGSADSP, from the coding sequence GTGAGCGTCAATGACTCCCCGTCGGACCGTCGTCGCTTCCCTCGGCTCGCGGCGCCGCTGTACGCGCGCCCGGCGCGGCTGAGGCGCGTGGACTGGCAGCAGCAGCAGGTGCTGGATGCCAGCCTCGGCGGCGTGCGCATCTACGCCGACGAGAAGTTCTCCGAGAAAATCCCCCTGGAGCTGGACCTCTTCCTCAAGGACGGCACCGAGCTGAGCTGCGTCGCGCGCGTGGCGTGGATGAAGGAGCTCCCCGCCGGCGCGGTGGCCCGGTACGAGGTGGGACTCGCCTTCACCGACGCGTCCCCCGCCATGCTGGACCAGCTCAAGACGGTGCTCATCCCCGAGGACGAGGGCAGCGCGGACTCGCCGTAG
- a CDS encoding sigma factor-like helix-turn-helix DNA-binding protein, translating to MSDTTEPGTLAALLRAYVPLERRAQVAAVDGLDALLAEHVAAARAAWPTVTLPTETFLRHVARHLPDEATADVLRQMHGADLYLACACAEGDPQALRAFDQHVLRKVPPKLGALPHATVDEVLQVLRARLLMGRGESPPKIADYSGRGPLVAWVRITAARIAGELAHRDGRQELFDEPPEALAQMLSTGDPEHELVRKDSRELLVDVLRKVLAAMPERERALLRMHHLHGFTMDRLSALYGESRSGMQRQVAHARERLLKLTRSELAARGRMEGPELESLLGLVSSRLDLSLNRLLG from the coding sequence ATGAGTGACACCACGGAACCCGGCACCCTCGCCGCGCTGCTGCGCGCGTACGTGCCGCTGGAGCGCCGCGCGCAGGTGGCGGCGGTGGACGGGCTGGACGCGCTGCTCGCCGAGCACGTGGCGGCGGCCCGCGCCGCGTGGCCCACGGTGACGCTCCCCACGGAGACCTTCCTGCGCCATGTGGCCCGGCACCTCCCGGACGAGGCCACCGCGGACGTACTGCGCCAAATGCACGGCGCGGACCTGTACCTCGCCTGCGCCTGCGCCGAGGGCGACCCGCAGGCCCTGCGCGCCTTCGACCAGCACGTCCTCCGCAAGGTGCCGCCGAAGCTGGGCGCGCTGCCCCACGCCACCGTGGACGAGGTGCTTCAAGTCCTCCGGGCCCGGCTCCTCATGGGCCGCGGTGAGTCGCCGCCGAAAATCGCGGACTACTCCGGCCGTGGGCCGCTCGTGGCCTGGGTGCGCATCACCGCCGCGCGCATCGCCGGGGAGCTGGCGCACCGCGACGGGCGACAGGAGCTCTTCGACGAGCCTCCGGAGGCGCTCGCGCAGATGCTCTCCACCGGAGACCCGGAGCACGAGCTGGTGCGCAAGGACTCGCGCGAGCTGCTCGTGGACGTGCTCCGCAAGGTGCTCGCGGCGATGCCCGAGCGCGAGCGCGCCCTGTTGCGCATGCACCACCTCCACGGCTTCACCATGGACCGGCTCTCCGCGCTGTACGGCGAGTCGCGCTCCGGCATGCAGCGGCAGGTGGCCCACGCGCGCGAGCGGCTCCTCAAGCTCACCCGCTCGGAGCTGGCCGCGCGAGGGCGCATGGAGGGCCCGGAGCTGGAGAGCCTCCTCGGCCTCGTGAGCAGCCGGCTGGACTTGAGCCTCAACCGCCTGCTGGGCTGA
- the ureA gene encoding urease subunit gamma, with amino-acid sequence MHLSPRDVDKLLLHQAGFLAQKRLARGVRLNYPEAVALIATQLLEFIRDGRGVAELMDLGRRLLGRAQVMEGVPELLAEVQVEGTFPDGSKLVTVHHPVVAEHGDLELALYGSFLPVPPRERFTVPVQTQAGPPGEVRVQPGELVLNDGRDSISLRVTHKGDRPIQVGSHYPFFETNRALVFDRAKAYGRRLDIPAGTAVRFEPGESKTVQLVSIAGDAVVHGGNALGSGKVSPEGRERAMNAVRAQGFGHQEEGS; translated from the coding sequence GTGCACCTCTCCCCCCGTGACGTGGACAAGCTCCTGCTGCACCAGGCTGGCTTCCTCGCGCAGAAGCGCCTCGCGCGAGGCGTCCGGCTCAACTATCCGGAAGCGGTGGCGCTCATCGCCACGCAGCTCCTGGAGTTCATCCGCGACGGCCGTGGCGTGGCCGAGCTGATGGACCTCGGCCGCCGCCTCCTCGGCCGCGCGCAGGTGATGGAGGGCGTGCCGGAGTTGCTCGCCGAGGTGCAGGTGGAAGGCACCTTCCCGGACGGCTCCAAGCTCGTCACCGTGCACCACCCCGTCGTCGCCGAGCACGGTGATTTGGAGCTCGCCCTCTACGGCAGCTTCCTCCCGGTGCCTCCGCGCGAGCGCTTCACCGTGCCCGTGCAGACGCAGGCCGGCCCGCCCGGCGAGGTGCGTGTGCAGCCCGGCGAGCTGGTCCTCAACGACGGACGCGACAGCATCTCCCTGCGCGTGACGCACAAGGGAGACCGCCCCATCCAGGTGGGCAGCCACTACCCCTTCTTCGAGACGAACCGCGCGCTCGTCTTCGACCGGGCGAAGGCCTACGGCCGGCGCCTCGACATCCCCGCGGGCACGGCCGTGCGCTTCGAGCCGGGCGAGAGCAAGACGGTGCAGCTCGTCTCCATCGCCGGAGACGCCGTGGTCCACGGCGGCAACGCGCTGGGCAGCGGGAAGGTGTCCCCCGAGGGCCGCGAGCGCGCCATGAACGCGGTGCGCGCGCAGGGCTTCGGCCACCAGGAGGAAGGCTCATGA
- a CDS encoding LysR substrate-binding domain-containing protein: MNLAPHPFTLRQLQYVVAVADSLSFRKAAERCHVSQPSLSAQIAQLEGVLGVQLFERDQRRVLLTTVGMEVVERARRLLVDVEALTEAARRAGDPLSGTLRLGVIPTVSPYLLPAVTPALRKHFPRLTVRWLEDKTEALTRELERGGLDAALVALEAELGDVESAVLAEDPFFLVTPKDHPLGKKKGEASPAELRGQDVLLLDEGHCFRDQALSLCSKARAHELEFRATSLPTLTQMIASGAGITLLPALAVATEAKRSELRVRPFADPAPKRTLALIWRKRSPFTEALKQVAGAMRDAWPRK; the protein is encoded by the coding sequence ATGAACCTCGCGCCCCATCCCTTCACCCTTCGTCAGCTCCAGTACGTCGTCGCGGTGGCGGATTCGCTGAGCTTCCGGAAGGCGGCGGAACGGTGCCATGTGTCCCAGCCCTCGCTGAGCGCGCAGATTGCGCAGCTCGAGGGCGTGTTGGGGGTGCAACTCTTCGAGCGCGACCAGCGCCGCGTGTTGTTGACCACTGTCGGGATGGAAGTGGTCGAGCGTGCGCGGCGTCTGCTCGTGGACGTGGAGGCGCTCACCGAGGCGGCCCGGCGGGCGGGCGACCCGCTGAGCGGCACGCTGCGACTGGGCGTCATCCCCACCGTGTCGCCCTACCTGCTGCCGGCGGTGACGCCCGCGCTGCGCAAGCACTTCCCCCGGCTCACCGTGCGCTGGCTGGAGGACAAGACGGAGGCGCTGACGCGCGAGCTGGAGCGGGGCGGGCTGGACGCGGCGCTCGTCGCGCTGGAGGCGGAGCTGGGCGACGTGGAGTCGGCGGTGCTGGCGGAGGACCCGTTCTTCCTCGTGACGCCGAAGGACCATCCGCTCGGGAAGAAGAAGGGCGAGGCCTCGCCGGCGGAGCTGCGCGGGCAGGACGTGCTGCTGCTGGATGAAGGGCACTGCTTCCGGGACCAGGCGCTGTCCCTGTGCTCCAAGGCGCGCGCGCACGAATTGGAGTTCCGCGCGACGAGCCTGCCCACGCTCACGCAGATGATTGCGTCCGGCGCGGGCATCACCCTGCTGCCGGCGCTCGCGGTGGCCACGGAGGCGAAGCGCTCGGAGCTGCGCGTGCGCCCCTTCGCGGACCCGGCGCCGAAGCGGACGCTCGCGCTCATCTGGCGCAAGCGCTCGCCCTTCACGGAAGCGCTGAAGCAGGTGGCCGGGGCGATGCGCGACGCATGGCCCCGGAAGTAG
- a CDS encoding urease accessory protein UreF: protein MGASWKVLQLADSGFPTGGFAHSAGLEAAVQQGEVRGATELRRFVRELLWQAGHGALPLLSAAHREPTSLPALDARANAFLTSHVANRASRTQGRAFLDTCARIFPTPVAPLREAARADKLCFHHAPVFGAVLRALEVALPDAQALFLSLTLRGTLSAAVRLGIVGTHESHQLQHQATPLLDAVLEQCAALDVDALAQPSPLLDLLGSTHDRLYSRLFLS, encoded by the coding sequence ATGGGCGCGTCTTGGAAGGTGTTGCAGCTCGCGGACTCGGGCTTTCCCACCGGGGGCTTCGCGCACTCGGCGGGGCTGGAAGCCGCCGTGCAGCAGGGTGAGGTGCGCGGCGCCACCGAGCTGCGGCGCTTCGTGCGCGAGCTGCTCTGGCAGGCGGGCCACGGCGCGCTGCCGCTGCTCTCCGCGGCGCACCGCGAGCCCACTTCCCTGCCCGCACTGGACGCGCGCGCGAACGCGTTCCTCACCAGCCACGTGGCCAACCGCGCCAGCCGCACACAGGGCCGAGCCTTCCTGGACACCTGCGCGCGCATCTTCCCCACGCCGGTGGCGCCGCTGCGCGAGGCGGCCCGCGCGGACAAGCTGTGCTTCCACCACGCCCCCGTCTTCGGCGCGGTGCTGCGCGCGCTGGAGGTGGCGCTGCCGGACGCGCAGGCGCTCTTCCTGTCCCTGACGCTGCGGGGCACGCTGTCCGCGGCGGTGCGGCTGGGCATCGTCGGCACGCACGAGTCCCACCAGCTCCAGCACCAGGCCACGCCGCTGTTGGACGCCGTGTTGGAGCAATGCGCCGCGCTGGACGTGGACGCGCTGGCGCAGCCGTCTCCCCTATTGGATTTGCTCGGCTCCACGCACGACCGGCTCTATTCGAGGCTCTTCCTGTCCTGA
- a CDS encoding urease accessory protein UreD — MHAHAPAEAPTRAGRAGFARLAFERSGPRTVVRTALAHSPLRLLTPRNHGHAAWAYTSSLGGGLVDGDHVSLEVDVAPGASALLSTQGANRVYRSPRGCRSDFSAHVGEGALLAVVPDPTVCFTGARYAQTFDLRLHSGASLVFMDLVTSGREASGERWAFTHYTSTLRVHVDGRARVDERWMLDPTHGPLPERLGRFNALASVLLLGPALASAREALSAQFSALPVTNRAALIPSVSQLGNDGLLLRAAAVSVEELLRATRAWLSFLPPLLGDDPWARRV; from the coding sequence ATGCACGCCCACGCGCCCGCCGAGGCACCCACCCGCGCCGGACGCGCCGGCTTCGCGCGGCTCGCCTTCGAGCGCTCGGGGCCGCGCACGGTGGTGCGCACGGCGCTGGCCCACAGTCCGCTGCGGCTGCTCACGCCGCGCAACCATGGCCATGCCGCGTGGGCGTACACCAGCTCACTGGGCGGTGGGCTGGTGGACGGGGACCATGTCTCGCTGGAGGTGGACGTGGCACCGGGCGCCTCGGCGCTGCTCTCCACGCAGGGGGCCAACCGCGTCTACCGCTCGCCCCGGGGCTGCCGCAGTGACTTCTCCGCCCACGTGGGAGAAGGCGCGCTGCTCGCCGTGGTGCCGGACCCCACGGTGTGCTTCACCGGCGCGCGGTATGCGCAGACCTTCGACTTGCGCCTGCACTCCGGTGCCTCGCTCGTCTTCATGGACCTCGTCACCTCCGGCCGCGAGGCCAGCGGTGAGCGCTGGGCCTTCACGCACTACACGTCCACGCTGCGCGTCCACGTGGACGGCCGCGCCCGCGTGGACGAGCGCTGGATGCTGGACCCGACGCACGGGCCGCTCCCGGAGCGGCTGGGACGGTTCAACGCGCTGGCCTCCGTGCTGCTGCTGGGCCCGGCACTGGCCTCTGCTCGCGAGGCCCTGTCCGCGCAATTCTCCGCGCTGCCCGTGACGAATCGCGCTGCGCTCATTCCTTCAGTCAGCCAGTTGGGCAATGACGGACTGCTGCTGCGCGCCGCCGCTGTCTCCGTGGAGGAGCTGCTACGCGCCACCCGCGCGTGGCTGTCCTTCCTGCCGCCGCTGCTCGGCGACGACCCGTGGGCTCGGCGCGTATGA
- the ureC gene encoding urease subunit alpha: MSRKMDRRHYADMFGPTTGDKVRLGDTGLWAEVERDATVYGDECKFGGGKVLREGMGQQAGVGDDKALDCVITNALILDWTGIYKADIGIKHGRIAGIGKAGNPDVMAGVTPGMVVGVTTEAIAGEGLIVTAGGLDTHIHFICPQQADEALASGITTWVGGGTGPATGTKATTCTPGAWNLQRMLQATDTIPLNIGLTGKGNTALPEGLVDQIRAGAIGLKLHEDWGTTPAAIDTCLSVAEGEDIQVTIHTDTLNESGYVDDSLAAFKGRTIHTYHSEGAGGGHAPDIIRVCGAPNVLPSSTNPTRPYTVNTLDEHLDMLMVCHHLDREIPEDVAFAESRIRGETIAAEDILHDLGAISMMSSDSQAMGRVGEVICRTWQTAHKMREQRGRLRDERGDNDNLRIRRYVAKYTINPAIAHGLSHEVGSVEVGKLADLVLWRPAFFGLKPELVLKGGFIAWGQMGDANASIPTPQPYIMRPMFGARGRARGATSLAFVSARALAEGTPRDLGLTKRLSAVSRCRGLGKRDMKLNDALPVLTVDPETYEVRADGELLHCEPARVLPLTQLYSLF, encoded by the coding sequence ATGAGCCGGAAGATGGACCGCCGCCACTACGCGGACATGTTTGGCCCCACCACCGGAGACAAGGTGCGGCTGGGCGACACCGGCCTGTGGGCCGAGGTGGAGCGCGACGCCACCGTCTACGGAGACGAGTGCAAGTTCGGCGGCGGCAAGGTGCTCCGCGAGGGCATGGGCCAGCAGGCCGGCGTCGGTGACGACAAGGCGCTCGACTGCGTCATCACCAACGCGCTCATCCTCGACTGGACGGGCATCTACAAGGCGGACATCGGAATCAAGCACGGCCGCATCGCCGGCATCGGCAAGGCCGGCAACCCGGACGTCATGGCCGGCGTCACCCCGGGCATGGTGGTGGGCGTCACGACGGAAGCCATCGCCGGTGAAGGGCTCATCGTCACCGCGGGCGGCCTGGACACGCACATCCATTTCATCTGCCCGCAGCAGGCGGACGAGGCCCTGGCCAGCGGCATCACCACATGGGTGGGCGGCGGCACCGGCCCGGCCACCGGCACCAAGGCCACCACCTGCACGCCCGGCGCGTGGAACCTCCAGCGCATGCTGCAGGCCACGGACACGATTCCGCTCAACATCGGCCTCACCGGCAAGGGCAACACCGCCCTGCCCGAGGGGCTCGTGGACCAGATTCGCGCGGGCGCCATCGGCCTGAAGCTCCACGAGGACTGGGGCACCACGCCGGCCGCCATCGACACGTGCCTCTCCGTGGCGGAAGGTGAAGACATTCAAGTCACCATCCACACGGACACGCTCAACGAGTCCGGCTACGTGGATGACTCGCTGGCCGCGTTCAAGGGCCGCACCATCCACACGTACCACTCGGAGGGCGCGGGCGGCGGGCATGCGCCGGACATCATCCGCGTGTGCGGCGCGCCCAACGTGCTGCCCTCCTCCACCAACCCCACGCGCCCGTACACGGTGAACACGCTGGATGAGCACCTGGACATGCTCATGGTGTGTCACCACCTGGACCGCGAGATTCCCGAGGACGTCGCCTTCGCGGAGAGCCGCATCCGCGGAGAGACCATCGCCGCGGAGGACATCCTCCATGACCTCGGCGCCATCAGCATGATGTCGTCGGACAGCCAGGCCATGGGACGCGTGGGCGAGGTCATCTGCCGCACGTGGCAGACGGCCCACAAGATGCGCGAGCAGCGCGGCCGCCTGCGCGACGAGCGCGGCGACAACGACAACCTCCGCATCCGCCGCTACGTGGCGAAGTACACCATCAACCCCGCCATCGCCCACGGGCTCTCCCACGAGGTGGGCTCCGTCGAAGTGGGAAAACTCGCGGACCTGGTGCTGTGGCGGCCGGCCTTCTTCGGCCTCAAGCCGGAATTGGTGCTCAAGGGCGGCTTCATCGCCTGGGGACAGATGGGGGATGCGAACGCGTCCATCCCCACGCCGCAGCCGTACATCATGCGGCCCATGTTCGGCGCACGTGGCCGGGCGCGCGGCGCCACGAGCCTCGCCTTCGTCTCCGCCCGCGCGCTGGCGGAAGGCACCCCGCGCGATTTGGGTCTCACCAAGCGCCTGTCCGCGGTGAGCCGCTGCCGGGGCCTGGGCAAGCGGGACATGAAGCTCAACGACGCCCTGCCCGTCCTCACCGTGGACCCGGAGACGTACGAGGTGCGCGCCGACGGCGAGCTGCTGCACTGCGAGCCCGCCCGCGTGCTGCCCCTGACGCAGCTCTACTCGCTGTTCTGA
- a CDS encoding catalase, with amino-acid sequence MSQSNDGKSGRGPTLTTRQGHPVYDNQNNRTVGDRGPTVLENYHFLEKISHFDRERIPERVVHARGAGAHGWFEAYGSVGKEPIGRYTRAKLFQKKGARTPLFVRFSSVIHGGHSPETLRDPRGFALKFYTEDGNWDLVGNNLQVFFIRDAMKFPDVVHAFKPDPVTNRQDARRIFDFISLTPSAMHMITWLFSPWGIPASYREMRGSGVHAYKWVNDKGEAVLVKYHFLPKGGERNLTQEQAQAIQAKDFNHATGDLFDAISRGDFPEWEMQVQIMEDGEHPELDFDPLDATKIWPPEQFPLRPVGRIVLDKNPTNYFAEVEQVAFGTGVLVDGMDFSDDKLLQGRTFSYSDTQRYRVGPNYLQLPINRPRVQVATNQRDGQMAFENVGTEQGQSPHVNYEPSKHQAPRESAREYPGHHPKVSGEVVRREISRTNNYGQAGARYRAFQDWERDELIKNLVGALKQCDADIQDRMIHHLNQCDADYGRRVAQGLGR; translated from the coding sequence ATGAGCCAGTCGAACGACGGGAAGTCGGGCAGGGGCCCCACCCTCACCACGCGGCAGGGCCACCCTGTCTACGACAACCAGAACAACCGCACCGTGGGAGACCGCGGGCCGACGGTGCTGGAGAACTACCACTTCCTCGAGAAAATCAGTCACTTCGACCGCGAGCGAATTCCAGAGCGCGTGGTGCACGCGCGCGGCGCGGGCGCCCATGGCTGGTTCGAGGCGTACGGCTCCGTGGGCAAGGAGCCCATTGGCAGATACACGCGCGCGAAGCTCTTCCAGAAGAAGGGCGCGCGCACGCCGCTGTTCGTCCGCTTCTCCTCCGTCATCCACGGCGGCCACTCGCCGGAGACGCTGAGAGACCCGCGCGGCTTCGCGCTCAAGTTCTACACGGAGGACGGCAACTGGGACCTCGTGGGTAACAACCTCCAGGTGTTCTTCATCCGTGACGCGATGAAGTTCCCGGACGTGGTGCACGCCTTCAAGCCGGACCCCGTCACCAACCGGCAGGATGCGCGCCGCATCTTCGACTTCATCAGCCTCACGCCCTCGGCGATGCACATGATTACGTGGCTCTTCAGCCCGTGGGGCATCCCCGCCAGCTACCGCGAGATGCGCGGCTCCGGCGTCCACGCCTACAAGTGGGTCAACGACAAGGGCGAGGCCGTCCTGGTGAAGTACCACTTCCTCCCCAAGGGCGGAGAGCGCAACCTCACGCAGGAGCAGGCCCAGGCCATCCAGGCGAAGGACTTCAATCACGCCACGGGTGACTTGTTCGACGCCATCTCCCGCGGGGACTTCCCCGAGTGGGAGATGCAGGTACAAATCATGGAGGACGGCGAGCACCCCGAGCTGGACTTCGACCCGCTCGACGCGACGAAAATCTGGCCGCCGGAGCAGTTCCCCCTGCGCCCCGTGGGCCGCATCGTCCTGGACAAGAACCCCACCAACTACTTCGCGGAAGTGGAGCAGGTGGCCTTCGGCACCGGCGTGCTCGTCGACGGCATGGACTTCTCCGACGACAAGCTCCTGCAGGGCCGGACGTTCTCGTACTCGGACACGCAGCGCTACCGCGTGGGGCCCAACTACCTCCAGCTCCCCATCAACCGCCCCCGCGTGCAGGTGGCCACCAACCAGCGCGACGGGCAGATGGCCTTCGAGAACGTGGGCACGGAGCAGGGACAGAGCCCGCACGTGAATTACGAGCCCAGCAAGCACCAGGCGCCGCGCGAGTCCGCTCGCGAGTACCCGGGGCACCACCCGAAGGTGTCCGGCGAGGTGGTGCGCAGGGAAATCAGCCGCACCAACAACTACGGCCAGGCCGGGGCGCGCTACCGCGCCTTCCAGGACTGGGAGCGCGACGAGCTCATCAAGAACCTGGTGGGCGCGCTGAAGCAGTGTGACGCCGACATCCAGGACCGGATGATTCACCACCTCAACCAGTGCGACGCCGACTACGGCCGGCGTGTCGCGCAGGGGCTGGGGCGGTAG